From Chelatococcus sp. YT9, a single genomic window includes:
- a CDS encoding ComF family protein, with product MAEYESGWLRRSTEVLHKGAEAVASRLASLIYPPTCIACGHATAEPHGVCAACWRELPFITRPYCERLGTPFAVDLGGPLLSPAAIANPPVFERARAVARYDGTARELVHRLKYGDRLELGKAMGRMMTTAGAELFAEAALIVPVPLHPRRLWSRRFNQAMVLSQEIARRSGLRCDGLVLHRRKNTRPQVGLTRAERAANLQGAFHVPDNRRLGGERVILVDDVLTTGATANAACRALLRGGASHVDILTFARVVAEA from the coding sequence ATGGCGGAATACGAGAGCGGCTGGCTGCGGCGCTCGACCGAGGTGTTGCATAAGGGCGCGGAGGCGGTGGCGAGCCGGCTCGCCAGCCTGATTTATCCGCCTACTTGCATTGCCTGCGGCCATGCGACCGCCGAGCCCCATGGAGTCTGCGCAGCCTGTTGGCGCGAACTGCCATTCATCACTCGGCCTTACTGTGAGCGGCTGGGCACCCCCTTCGCGGTAGATCTCGGCGGGCCACTCCTGTCCCCGGCGGCCATTGCCAACCCGCCGGTATTCGAGAGGGCCAGGGCGGTCGCCCGTTACGACGGCACCGCCCGCGAATTGGTCCACCGCCTGAAATACGGTGATCGCCTTGAGCTTGGCAAGGCCATGGGCAGGATGATGACGACGGCCGGTGCGGAGCTTTTTGCAGAGGCCGCGCTTATCGTGCCGGTGCCGCTGCATCCGCGGCGTCTCTGGTCCCGCCGGTTCAACCAGGCCATGGTCCTGTCACAGGAAATCGCACGGCGCAGCGGCTTGCGTTGTGACGGACTCGTGCTCCACCGCCGCAAGAATACGCGGCCGCAGGTGGGGCTCACGCGCGCGGAGCGCGCTGCCAATCTCCAAGGCGCGTTTCATGTGCCGGACAACCGGCGTTTGGGGGGCGAACGCGTCATTCTCGTTGATGATGTGCTGACGACCGGCGCGACGGCCAATGCCGCCTGTCGGGCGTTGCTGCGGGGCGGCGCATCCCACGTCGATATATTGACCTTCGCGAGGGTTGTCGCGGAGGCATGA
- the grxC gene encoding glutaredoxin 3, translating into MADVTIYTKSWCPYCQSAKELLTSKNVTFTEIEISGKADERAAMIARAGGRSTVPQIFVGDRHIGGCDDLYALERRGELDALLKSA; encoded by the coding sequence ATGGCTGATGTAACGATCTATACGAAGTCGTGGTGCCCCTATTGCCAGTCGGCGAAGGAGCTATTGACCTCGAAGAACGTGACTTTCACGGAGATCGAGATTTCAGGCAAGGCCGACGAACGTGCGGCGATGATCGCGCGTGCCGGAGGGCGGAGCACCGTCCCGCAGATCTTCGTCGGCGACCGTCACATTGGTGGGTGCGATGATCTTTACGCGCTCGAACGCCGCGGCGAGCTCGACGCGTTGCTGAAATCCGCCTGA
- a CDS encoding DUF1178 family protein has protein sequence MIRYKLVCDKSHGFESWFKNSDAFEAQVSRGFVTCPVCGSDKVQKAIMSPSVARTDHERSRTTPSAEAVNEPAGSPPRVAVPQAALLTEREHQLREMVRALRQHVIENAAYVGDEFADEARRIHAGEVEERAIYGEATGEEVRDLLEEGIEILPLPPAPEKGN, from the coding sequence ATGATCCGCTACAAGCTCGTCTGCGATAAGAGCCACGGTTTTGAAAGCTGGTTCAAGAACAGCGACGCCTTCGAGGCGCAGGTGTCGCGGGGCTTCGTGACGTGCCCGGTCTGCGGATCCGACAAGGTACAGAAGGCCATCATGTCGCCAAGCGTCGCGCGGACGGATCATGAACGGTCGAGGACGACTCCATCTGCAGAGGCCGTCAATGAGCCGGCTGGCAGCCCTCCCCGGGTTGCGGTGCCGCAAGCCGCATTGCTGACGGAGCGGGAACACCAGCTCCGTGAAATGGTGCGCGCGCTGCGGCAGCACGTAATCGAGAACGCGGCTTACGTTGGAGATGAATTTGCCGACGAGGCCCGCCGTATTCATGCGGGAGAGGTGGAAGAGCGCGCTATTTATGGCGAAGCGACCGGCGAGGAGGTCCGCGATCTCCTCGAGGAGGGTATCGAGATCCTGCCGCTGCCCCCCGCCCCCGAGAAGGGCAACTGA
- a CDS encoding RNA methyltransferase — MAILIPVQDPDDPAIADYRAVRERDLVGRGERFVAEGEVVLAVLRRQRHFTVESLLISDKRLPSFDRSAWPDGLPVFVAAQAVMDQIVGFHIHRGLLAIGRRISAPGARELLAQLPPAALVVGLVGIANHDNMGGIFRNAAAFGADAVLLDATCCDPLYRKSIRVSVGGCFVVPYGRAIDGRDMLAALAENGFTSVALSPSGATSLHETRPARRSALIFGAEGPGLSADLLEGTQTVRIAMAGTMDSLNVATSSGIVLHHYAADRLSP, encoded by the coding sequence ATGGCCATCCTCATCCCCGTCCAGGATCCGGACGATCCCGCCATCGCGGACTACCGGGCGGTCCGGGAGCGCGACCTTGTCGGACGCGGCGAGCGCTTCGTCGCCGAGGGCGAGGTCGTCCTGGCAGTGCTCAGGCGTCAGCGGCATTTTACGGTCGAATCCCTGCTCATCAGCGACAAGCGCTTGCCGAGCTTCGACAGGTCCGCCTGGCCGGACGGACTTCCCGTCTTCGTCGCCGCTCAGGCCGTGATGGACCAGATCGTGGGGTTTCACATTCATCGTGGCCTGCTTGCCATCGGCAGGCGCATATCCGCACCGGGCGCGCGGGAGCTTCTCGCACAGCTTCCACCGGCGGCACTGGTCGTCGGCCTTGTCGGCATCGCCAATCACGACAACATGGGTGGCATCTTTCGCAATGCAGCCGCCTTCGGTGCCGACGCCGTGCTGCTTGACGCAACCTGCTGCGACCCATTGTACCGCAAGTCTATCCGCGTCTCGGTCGGCGGCTGCTTTGTCGTGCCCTACGGGCGCGCAATCGACGGCAGGGACATGCTGGCCGCGCTGGCGGAGAACGGCTTCACATCTGTGGCCCTCAGCCCGTCAGGCGCGACGTCCTTGCACGAGACGCGTCCCGCTCGGCGCTCGGCCCTCATCTTCGGCGCGGAAGGCCCCGGCCTGTCCGCCGATCTTCTGGAGGGAACGCAGACCGTTCGCATCGCCATGGCCGGAACCATGGACTCCCTGAATGTCGCCACATCGAGCGGAATCGTGCTGCATCATTATGCCGCCGACAGGCTCAGTCCGTAG
- a CDS encoding ATP-binding cassette domain-containing protein: MAPPLLLLQDIALTFGGTPLIEQASLSVGSGERLCLVGRNGSGKSTLLKIAAGLIAPDSGQRFLQPGTTLRYLPQEPDLTGFANTLAYVEAGLAPGDDTYRAQYLLEQLGLNGTEDPARLSGGEARRAALARLLAPEPDILLLDEPTNHLDLPVIEWLESELRSLRSALVLISHDRRFMETLSRATVWLDRGITRRLEQGFAAFETWRDTLFEEEERDRHKLDRRIAQENDWLRYGVTARRKRNQGRLRALHAMRQERRDARRAVGDVKMTASEGDISGKLVIEAVNISKVYGAEPVVRDLSVRIARGDRIGIVGRNGAGKTTLINMLTGQLAPDSGAVRIGANVAMASLDQRRAGLDPDATLRDALTGGGSDTVMVGGTPKHVMSYLKDFLFTPEQANMPIGKLSGGERGRLMLARALALPSNLLVLDEPTNDLDLETLDLLEEMIDSYSGTVILVSHDRDFLDRTVTSVLMAEGQGRWQEYAGGYTDMLAQRGAGVELSTRGTGSGAGKSADQAPIPRSEPVERAAPKPKLSFKDKHALESLPGRMAALERDIAKLKAVLEDPDLYARDPARFTKASEAISKAEADLAASEEEWLRLELLREEIESGG, from the coding sequence AAGATCGCCGCCGGCCTCATCGCGCCGGACAGCGGCCAACGCTTCCTGCAACCAGGCACGACCCTGCGTTATCTGCCGCAGGAGCCCGACCTCACGGGCTTCGCCAACACGCTCGCCTATGTCGAGGCGGGGCTGGCGCCAGGCGACGACACCTACAGGGCGCAATATCTGCTCGAACAGCTTGGTCTCAACGGAACAGAGGACCCCGCGCGCCTGTCCGGCGGAGAGGCGCGCCGCGCCGCACTGGCGCGGCTGCTCGCGCCGGAACCGGACATTCTCCTCCTCGACGAGCCCACCAACCATCTCGACCTGCCGGTCATCGAATGGCTGGAAAGCGAGCTGCGTTCGCTGCGCTCCGCGCTCGTCCTTATCAGCCACGACCGCCGCTTCATGGAGACGCTGTCACGGGCGACGGTGTGGCTCGACCGTGGAATCACACGACGGCTGGAGCAGGGCTTCGCCGCCTTTGAAACATGGCGGGATACCCTATTCGAGGAAGAAGAACGCGACAGACACAAACTCGACCGCCGCATCGCCCAGGAAAATGACTGGCTACGCTATGGTGTGACTGCCCGGCGTAAACGCAACCAGGGACGTCTGCGTGCCCTGCACGCCATGCGCCAAGAGCGCCGGGACGCTCGACGCGCCGTTGGCGATGTCAAGATGACGGCAAGCGAGGGGGACATCTCCGGCAAGCTTGTCATAGAGGCTGTCAACATCTCCAAGGTCTATGGCGCGGAACCTGTGGTCCGCGACCTGTCGGTCCGCATCGCCAGGGGTGACCGTATCGGCATCGTTGGGCGCAACGGCGCCGGCAAGACCACGCTGATCAATATGCTGACCGGGCAGCTCGCCCCCGACAGCGGCGCGGTGCGGATCGGCGCCAACGTCGCCATGGCGAGCCTGGACCAGCGCCGCGCCGGCCTTGATCCCGATGCCACTCTGCGCGACGCGCTGACGGGTGGCGGCAGCGACACGGTGATGGTGGGCGGCACGCCCAAGCACGTCATGTCCTATCTCAAGGACTTCCTGTTCACGCCCGAGCAGGCCAACATGCCCATCGGCAAGCTGTCCGGGGGGGAGCGTGGGCGGCTGATGCTGGCGCGGGCGCTTGCCCTGCCTTCCAACCTTCTGGTGCTGGACGAGCCCACCAACGATCTTGATCTGGAAACCCTCGACCTGCTCGAGGAAATGATCGATAGCTACAGCGGCACCGTCATTCTGGTCAGCCACGATCGTGACTTTCTCGACCGTACGGTGACATCCGTGCTGATGGCAGAGGGCCAGGGGCGTTGGCAGGAATATGCCGGCGGCTATACCGACATGCTCGCCCAGCGCGGCGCAGGCGTGGAGCTCTCGACGCGCGGTACCGGCAGCGGCGCGGGGAAGTCGGCGGACCAGGCACCGATACCGCGCTCCGAGCCGGTGGAGCGAGCTGCGCCAAAGCCAAAGCTCAGCTTCAAGGACAAGCACGCTCTTGAAAGCCTGCCCGGACGCATGGCGGCGCTGGAGCGCGACATCGCCAAGTTAAAGGCCGTGCTTGAGGATCCCGATCTCTATGCGCGCGATCCAGCGCGCTTCACGAAGGCGTCGGAGGCAATATCCAAAGCAGAGGCGGATCTTGCCGCTTCCGAGGAAGAGTGGCTCCGCCTCGAACTGCTCCGCGAAGAGATAGAGAGCGGAGGCTAG